One Formosa agariphila KMM 3901 genomic window, GTGACGTGTTTATCGCCAAAATAAGAAAAACTGTTCCTGGGCTAAATGCTGCTTTTGTAAATGTAGGCTACGAAAAAGATGCCTTTTTACATTACCACGATTTAGGACCAAAACTTCCTTCCCTTTTAAAATTCACAAAACGTGTAAGCACAGGTAAACTAAACGATTTCTTTTTAAAAGATTTCCCAAATGAAAAAGAGATTGACAAAAACGGAAGCATCATCGATGTTTTAAAGTCTAATCAATCCCTACTCGTACAAATTGTAAAAGAACCAATCTCTACCAAAGGCCCTAGAATAAGCTCTGAGCTTTCTATTGCTGGACGTTATATTGTTCTTGTTCCTTTTTCCGACCGTATTTCAATTTCACAAAAAATTGAAGACAAAGCCGAAAAAGACCGCCTAAAACGATTGGTTAAAAGCATTACGCCTCCAGGTTTTGGTATTATTGTTCGTACAGTAGCAGAAGGCAAGAAAGTTGCCGAATTAGATAAAGATTTACAAAATTTGCTTGGTCGTTGGACTGCAATGTGTAAGAAACTTAACAAAGCACATCACCCTAGTAAAGTTTTAGGAGAATTAAACAAAGCCTCGTCTATTTTGCGAGATATCTTTAATGATACTTTTACAAGCATACAAGTTGATGATGAAGAACTTTATCACCAAATTAAAGATTATGTGCAACTTATTGCACCTAACAAAGAATCAATCGTTAAATTGTATCAGTCTAATGTTCCTATTTTTGAGAAATTTGGAGTAGAAAGACAAATTAAAACGTCCTTTGGAAAAACGGTTTCTATGGCAAAAGGCGCTTACTTGGTAGTAGAACATACCGAAGCCCTTCACGTTGTAGATGTTAACAGTGGTAATCGCTCTAACAAAGCCAATTCTCAAGAAGACACCGCATTAGAAGTAAATATGATTGCCGCCCAGGAAATAGCGAGACAACTTCGTTTACGCGACATGGGAGGTATTATAGTTGTCGACTTCATCGACATGACTAATGCTGAAAACAGAAAAACGCTCTACAACTACCTTCGTGATGAAATGAAGGATGATAGAGCGAAACACAAAATATTACCTCCAAGTAAATTTGGATTGATACAAATTACAAGACAACGTGTTCGCCCAGAAATGAACATAAAAACCCGTGAAGATAACCCGAACGGAGTTAAAGGCGAAGAAGTTGAAGCACCAATAGTATTGGTACAAAAAATAACTCAAGAACTTGAGCGACTATTAAAAAAAGACTATAAAAAGCTGGTTTTAAACACACATCCTTTTATAGCAGCCTTCTTAACAAAAGGCTTTCCATCAATTCGTTCAAAATGGTTTGTTGAACACAAAAAATGGGTAAAAATTATGCCCAGAGATGCTTACACATATCTAGAATACCACTTTTTTGATAAAGATGGTAATCAAATCAACTAATAAAAAAGCCTTACTTTATTCAAGTAAGGCTTTTTTTATGCTTAATTTTTAGGTGATAATTTTATGTGGCTGGATTTGGAATTTCTTCGTGAATTTTATTTATCTCAGTAATAATCTCTTCACTTAACTCCACATGTATACTTTCAATATTTTCTTTTAGTTGCTCCATGGTTGAAGCTCCTATAATATTACTCGTTACAAAAGGTTGCTGAGTTACAAAAGCCAAAGACATTTGTGCTAAACTTAATCCGTTTTGCTTAGCAATTTTTAAATATTCTGTAGTTGCTTTAGTACAATTTACACTACTATATCTCGAAAAACGAGGATATAAATTTAATCTTGAATGTTCGTCTGCAAGACCTTCCACATACTTCCCCGACAATACACCAAAGGCCATTGGGGAATACGCTAACAGGCCTAAACCTTCACGCATGGCTATTTCAGCCAAATCATTTTCAAACCCTCTATTTATTAAAGAATACGAATTCTGAATCGTTTTCATTCTAGGTTTTCCATTGTATTTAGCTTCTTCTAAATATCGCATGGCACCCCAAGCTTTTTCGTTAGAGATTCCTATATTTCTAATTTTACCGGCTTGTATAGCTTTGTCTAAACTATTTAAAACTTCATTAAAATTATCTTCCCACGGATCATTTGGATTATGTTTATAATCTCGCGTTCCAAAAAAATTAGACTGACGTTCTGGCCAATGCAATTGATATAAATCTAGGTAATCTGTTTGCAAACGTTTTAAACTCTGATTAATGGCATCTTCAATAGCTTTTGGAGCAAATCCGTTTGTTCTAATATGTGCAGTATAATCTCCAGTTCCTGCAATTTTAGACCCCAAAACAATGTCGCTACGTTTTCCTGTTTTTTTAAGCCATTTTCCTATAATGCGTTCGGTTTCTGCATAGGTTTCTTCTTGCGCCGGTACTGGATATAATTCTGCAGTATCAAAGAAATTAATACCTTGATCTACCGCATAATCCATTTGACTAAATCCTTCTTCTTGGGTGTTTTGATTTCCCCAAGTCATTGTTCCCAAACAGAGTTTACTCACTTTAATATCTGAATGTGGCAACGTTGTATATTTCATTTAAACTGAGTTTTTAAGAATTATTTTGATTGTTCTGTAAATTTTGCATGATGCGATTACTTTGTTCAGTTTTACCCTGACCTTGGTAAATTAAGGCTAATAAATACTGGTAATCCTGATTGTCTGGCAATAGTTTTACAGCTTTTAATATCACGTGTTCTGCTTCGGTAAACTTTTTATTCTGATAATAAAATGTTGCCAAATTATACATAGATCGCGTATCTGTAGAATCTATTTTTATGGCTTGATTTAAATCGGAAACAGCCTGTTCGTTCGCTTTGATTTCAAAATTTAAAAGGGCTCTTAAATAATAAGCTCGTCCAGCATTTGGTTCTTTTCTTAACCATGTATTTAACGTACTTAATGCCAATTCTGAATTCCCTTTTAAACTATATGCTGTTGCTAAATTAGAATACACTGGTAGCAATAAACTGTCTTTCTTTAACGCTAATTCGTAATTTTTTATAGCATTATCAGGATCATTATTCTGAAGATAATAATCGCCCAATTGTAAACGTCCTGTAGAGAAATCTGCATTGGTAAACATCATGGTTTCTAGCTCATGTCTCGCTTTACTAAGTTCTGACTGATTAATTGTTGCTAAAGTTTGAGCATCAATTCCTGTTAACAATTGCATGGCTCCTATTCTAACCAAACGTGTGGTATCGCTTAAATGCTTAGACGCGATAAATACACGGTCCTGTGGACTTATATTTCTAAATTTCTGAAGCGCATTAAAGCGAACCATTGGAGAAGGATCTTCCAGACTTTTTAGAATAACCTCAAACTGTTCGTTATTTGTAATATCTATATTCTCAATTACTGTAGCTCTTGCAATTGCTGGATAATCTAGATTATTAATAAATGTATCTAACCCCATGCGTTCTTGTACACTAATATTAGATTTATTACTAATTAACAATTGATCTGAATAATGATCTAATCGGTCTGGACCATACCATTCTACTACCTGCTTTGCTGCCCATTCATCAGATTTATCTTGATGACATTGCGTACACGCATTTGGTGTTCCATATTCTACACTTTGGTCTGGTCTTGGCACTCTAAAACTATGATCACGTCTAAAATCGTTCCCCATATAAACAGCTCCCGTCATGTGGCAATTTACACATTGTGCACCATCTGTTTCTGCTTCATGAAAATGATGAGAAGGTTCGTTATAGTTAGGAGTATGACATTGTAAACATAATCTATTGTCTGTATACTTTGTTTTTAAAGTGTGTGGATCGTGACAATCGGAACAGGTCACGCCTTCATGATACATTTTACTTTGAAGAAAAGACCCATATACATAATCTTCATCTTCAATTTGTCCATCGCCATGATATAAATCGTTGGTTATATTTTGAAGTAGATATTGGTCTTCAAAATGAGTTCCAGGAATCATTTTTTCTGTTAAACGCGCACGTCTGGCATGACAAGGTGCACACATATTCATCTGGCTAAACTGAGAGTTTCCTGGAATGATATACGTGTTTTCGGTATGTGTACTATCTTGAATATTATTTGCCCAATACACATGACGCTCTGCAGGACCATGGCAACTTTCGCAACTCACATTAATTATAGAATATTTAGTATCGTAACTATCGGTTTCAACATTATAATCCTTTTCTAAGTTTGTTGAGTGACACTCGGCACACATGGTATTCCAGTTTTGAGCGGTCTCTGTCCAATGCAACCAATCGTGCGGATCTATTTCATCGCCTTTATATTGGTGAAACCATACTCCTTTTTCGGTATCCCAAGTAACACGAAGCACTTGTTTTCTTCCGCGATCAAAATCTATTAAATATTGCTGAAGCGGTCTTACTCCAAACGCATAACTAATTTCATAATCAACCTCACTGCCGTCTATTTCTTTAACATGAACCATAAATTTATCATCTTCCGATCTTGTAAAATGATAAGACACGCCATCAATAATAGTTTTTACATTATTAAAATCGCCTAAAATTGTAGAATCATTAGCAACTTGCATGGCTAAATCGTGATCTGAACCTCTCCAATCATCATACACCCCTTTATGGCATTCCATACATTGAGAATCTCCAATAAAACCATCTTTATGTTGTAGTTTTAGATCCTCTATGGCAACATAATCTGACTGTTTCGTTTTGGAATTACAAGCCGACAGTACGACCAAACAGACAACCCAAAAAACATGCTTCATATTTAATTTAAATGTAGAATTAACTTAAGCTACTAAGTTAAAACTTATTTCAACTATGAAGAAAAAACAAACGCTAAATATCCCTTATAATTATTATAAATTACAAGACACATTTAGCGTTTAGAATTAAATATTTTTTTTAGAAATAAATCGTCTAAATTTCATTTAGAAGTTTAGAAATTTCATCTAATTTAGGCGTTAAAATAACTTCTATTCTTCTGTTTTTAATTTCGTTTATAAGATAAATTATAACCGAATCGATAAGCAATACCCAAGTTTCTTACAACGAAAATCTAACTTTCACTAACCCTTGTCTTGGTCTTAAAGCAAAATTAGATTCTATATAACTAAAGCTATCTACTATTGCGGTTAGATAATTTTTATCATTAAATAGATTATTAATCTGAAACTCAAAATCAATTTTTTTCTTTTTCCAAGTGTATCTATATACCACATCGGCAAAAATATTTTCTGCCCGCCTGTTACCTAAATTACTTTTCACATATTCGGTTTTTATACCAAAATAATGATGTTCTTCTGGATAGACATTGACATTAAATTCATGAAATTGTTGAACTATAGTTTGATTGTCTTGATTCTGAATGTGATTGTTCGCAAACTGAAACACACTTACTAATTCTGTATTTAACCAATCGGTAACATCTGTATCTATTTTACCGTTTAATCGCCAATTTTCATTAGAGATATCTGTTATTTCTGAATTCAATATTTGTTGAAAATCCTGTAAATTAAAATTAACACCTAAGGTTAAGTTAGTGTTTAATTTACTAAAATACTTGCTTGCCCTTGTCATAAAATTATGATTTAAACGTGTATTATCTTGTTCTATAGCCTGTAGTTCTGTTGCCCCATTCTCTAGTATATTATTGTTGAACAAAAGATTAGTATTTGTTTTAGTATGGCTGTAAACCGAACTAAAGAAAAAGGATTTAATTGGATTTCTATAACTAAACGAGGTAGAATAACCCCAATTTCGATTTTCAGGCAAGGGAGCGTCTATACGTTGAATACTACGGTAATTCTGTAATATATAATTGTAGTAAACCTGATTAATTGTGCCAAAATCATTATTTAAATGTGCTGATGTTGACAAACTCCAGTTCGAGGTTAAATCGAAAGTTAAAGAAATTCGTGGATCAAAAGTTATACGGCTTAGGTTTTGATTTCTACTCAACGATTCATCTTCTAATTGATAAGTGTGGATATTAATAGGTGTATGTAATTCTATGCGCCACTTTTCCGATTTGTATTGTGTTTGTAAAAGCGCATAGAATTTTGAACGTATCCAAGC contains:
- a CDS encoding Rne/Rng family ribonuclease, coding for MDKELIVRSSPQHVDFALLKDGKLIELHKDEGGNNFSVGDVFIAKIRKTVPGLNAAFVNVGYEKDAFLHYHDLGPKLPSLLKFTKRVSTGKLNDFFLKDFPNEKEIDKNGSIIDVLKSNQSLLVQIVKEPISTKGPRISSELSIAGRYIVLVPFSDRISISQKIEDKAEKDRLKRLVKSITPPGFGIIVRTVAEGKKVAELDKDLQNLLGRWTAMCKKLNKAHHPSKVLGELNKASSILRDIFNDTFTSIQVDDEELYHQIKDYVQLIAPNKESIVKLYQSNVPIFEKFGVERQIKTSFGKTVSMAKGAYLVVEHTEALHVVDVNSGNRSNKANSQEDTALEVNMIAAQEIARQLRLRDMGGIIVVDFIDMTNAENRKTLYNYLRDEMKDDRAKHKILPPSKFGLIQITRQRVRPEMNIKTREDNPNGVKGEEVEAPIVLVQKITQELERLLKKDYKKLVLNTHPFIAAFLTKGFPSIRSKWFVEHKKWVKIMPRDAYTYLEYHFFDKDGNQIN
- a CDS encoding aldo/keto reductase, whose translation is MKYTTLPHSDIKVSKLCLGTMTWGNQNTQEEGFSQMDYAVDQGINFFDTAELYPVPAQEETYAETERIIGKWLKKTGKRSDIVLGSKIAGTGDYTAHIRTNGFAPKAIEDAINQSLKRLQTDYLDLYQLHWPERQSNFFGTRDYKHNPNDPWEDNFNEVLNSLDKAIQAGKIRNIGISNEKAWGAMRYLEEAKYNGKPRMKTIQNSYSLINRGFENDLAEIAMREGLGLLAYSPMAFGVLSGKYVEGLADEHSRLNLYPRFSRYSSVNCTKATTEYLKIAKQNGLSLAQMSLAFVTQQPFVTSNIIGASTMEQLKENIESIHVELSEEIITEINKIHEEIPNPAT
- a CDS encoding tetratricopeptide repeat protein, producing the protein MKHVFWVVCLVVLSACNSKTKQSDYVAIEDLKLQHKDGFIGDSQCMECHKGVYDDWRGSDHDLAMQVANDSTILGDFNNVKTIIDGVSYHFTRSEDDKFMVHVKEIDGSEVDYEISYAFGVRPLQQYLIDFDRGRKQVLRVTWDTEKGVWFHQYKGDEIDPHDWLHWTETAQNWNTMCAECHSTNLEKDYNVETDSYDTKYSIINVSCESCHGPAERHVYWANNIQDSTHTENTYIIPGNSQFSQMNMCAPCHARRARLTEKMIPGTHFEDQYLLQNITNDLYHGDGQIEDEDYVYGSFLQSKMYHEGVTCSDCHDPHTLKTKYTDNRLCLQCHTPNYNEPSHHFHEAETDGAQCVNCHMTGAVYMGNDFRRDHSFRVPRPDQSVEYGTPNACTQCHQDKSDEWAAKQVVEWYGPDRLDHYSDQLLISNKSNISVQERMGLDTFINNLDYPAIARATVIENIDITNNEQFEVILKSLEDPSPMVRFNALQKFRNISPQDRVFIASKHLSDTTRLVRIGAMQLLTGIDAQTLATINQSELSKARHELETMMFTNADFSTGRLQLGDYYLQNNDPDNAIKNYELALKKDSLLLPVYSNLATAYSLKGNSELALSTLNTWLRKEPNAGRAYYLRALLNFEIKANEQAVSDLNQAIKIDSTDTRSMYNLATFYYQNKKFTEAEHVILKAVKLLPDNQDYQYLLALIYQGQGKTEQSNRIMQNLQNNQNNS